The sequence TATGGCAGAATTAAAGGGAATAGTAAGTGCATATGCCAGCCTTTACCATTCCCCAAGAATCTTGCTGGAAAAAGTGAATAAAACTTTGTATGAAACATTAGATCAAAAAACATTCGTAACTATGATATATGCTATTTTTGATTTAAAAAAGAAAAAAGTAACAATTTCTCGGGCGGGGCATGGCCCATTTATTCATTTCTCTTCAAAAAAAAAACAATCCCTATTCTTACAGCCACATGGCATTGGAGTTGCACTTGATAGTGGAACTGTATTTAATAAAATTCTTGATGAAATTGAAATAGGCTGGCATAAAAATGATTTTTTTCTATTTTTTACGGACGGTCTAGACGAAGCCAGAAATTCAAAGTTAGAAGAATATGGTTTGGAACGTTTAACGAAAGTCCTCAATGAAACCTATGATATGCCAGCGGAAGAAATTTTAAACAGAATAATTGATGATGTCTCCAAATTTACAAAAAATGCTAAAAAACATGACGATCTCTCAATGATTGTTGTAAAAGTTGATTCCTAACCTTGTAGGAGAATTAAATGAGTGAATTTGCGGTGACCAGAAAAGATATTGACGAAATATCTGTTTTGAATTTAGATGGATATTTGGATGCACACACGGCGCCAAGTTTTGAAGAAGCATTGAAACAATTAGTTGATGAAACCAGGTTTAAGATAATTGTAAATTGCGAGAAATTGGCCTATATCAGTAGTGCAGGTTTAGGTGTCTTTATGGGGTTTATCGAAGATGTCAGATCGAATGATGGTGATATAAAAATGTCGAACATGTCTGAGAAAGTGTTTAAAATCTTCGATTTGTTAGGATTTCCAAGCCTATACGAAATTGTGGATGATGAAAGTGAAGCCGTGCAAAATTTTAGAAAATAGAAGCATAACTAAACCAATCTTCTATAGGTAACTATTTTTATACCATTCCGTAGTTTGGATGTGCTAATTATATATATGATTTGCAAAGCAAAATACTTGATTAAACGGAGGTTCGATTTTGCCGAGTAAAGTTAAAAAATTTTCACTTGTGATCCCAAGTGACGATGAATTCCTGGATTTAATCCGTAATTTTGTAGGGAAGATTGCCGAAACAGCGGGGTTTGATGATGATAGTGTTAACAAGATACAACTCTCGGTAGATGAAGCTTGCACCAACGTAATGAAACACGCTTATAAAGGAGAAAAATCAAAGGATGTCCATATTGAAGTAGAATTAAACTCAAAAAAAATAGTGGTTTCTGTTGTAGATAAGGGTAGTGGATTTGAATATGATAATATTGGTATTGATGACATGGGGGCTTATCTCACTGAATTTAGGAAAGGAGGACTTGGCCTCCATCTAATAAAAGTATTAATGGACGAAGTGAAATTTTCGATTAAGCCCGCTAAAAAGAACGTTATAGAGATGACGAAATACATTACCCCATAAAATCCTCTGGCAAGCTAAACAAGCAAAAGCTACATTAGAAGAATAAATGACAAAAGAAAATAAGCCAATTCCCAATCCTCAGAAAAAGCAGAACGAATCACAAGAACAAACATCTGAAGGATTTGATGATCTCAAGATTAAATACCTCGAATTAACCTCCCTTTTTGAAATTAATAAAATTCTAAATTCCAGTCTTGAACTCAGGACTATTTTGGATAACGTTTTATTAACACCAATGGGGAGGTTGATGATAAGTAAGGGAATGGTTTTATTAGCGGATTCGAATGATATTTTACATATAAAAAATGTAAAAGGATTATCCACTCAATTGTTAGGAAGGCAATTCTCACTTCAAGAAATACCAAAAAACTCACTAACAAGAGACAAACTGGAAAACCGCAGCGAACCATTCTTTGATGAGTTCAGAAAACACGGATTAGAAATAATAATCCCGATGATTGCAGATAGCAAATACCTTGGGATGATGGTATATGGTAATAAATTTGGTAAGATGTCTTTTGCCCAAGATGAGATAGATTTCTTGGAGTCCTTAGCTAATCTAGCTGTAATTGCAGTTGACAAGGCTCTGTTGTTTGAAGAGGTTCGTGAAGCGAATAAAAAATTAGACAAGAAAATTCAAGAATTAAACACAATGTTCGAAATAAGCCGCGAATTAAACTCATCTCTTGAAGAAGATAAAATTGCGCAGGTTCTGTCATTTGCTATTATGGGGGAATTATTAATTAATAAATGTATTATCATGATCGATAGCCATAACCAATTTAATATGGTTGTTGCTAAAGGAGCAAACCGTGAAATCAAGGAATTAGACTTTAGTGCAATAAAAACAAACCTTATTGAAATCTTTGCTTCAGGGAAAACATACATTAGACTTGAGGATGTTAAAGAGAAAGCTGATCTCAAAGAGCCAATAGAAATATTAATAAATGGTGGGATCGAATTTCTTTTTTCGATGGTGAGTAAGGACCGAGTTCTGGGAATTATTGGAATTGGCAAAAAAATTAATAATCAAGAAATTAGCGACGACGAGCTTGCATTTCTTGAAACTCTGGGCAATGAAACCATTATTTCCATTGAGAATGCGCAATTAGTTGACGAAATGCTGGAGAAACAACGACTAGAAGATGAGCTAATGATTGCCCGGGATATTCAGAAACAACTACTTCCCAGCACTCTTCCTGAAATTCCAGGTATCGAAATATTTGGCCGCAACGTTTCCAGTCGCGAAGTTGGGGGAGATTATTATGATTGCATTGAATTGTCGGATGATATTTATGGCATTGCAATTGCCGATGTCTCTGGGAAAAGTACACCGGCTGCAATGTTAATGGCGAATCTTCAAGCTAGCTTAAGAGCTCTTTCCATTGATTATCGTAATCCTGAAGAAATGGTTTCGATTATTAATAATATCATTTACAAAAATACAACTTTGGATAAATTTATTACGTTTTTCTATTGTATTTTAGATGTTAAAAAAAGAACAATCTTATACACAAATGCAGGGCATAATCCTCCATACTTAATTCATTCAGACGGAACCTTAGAGACCTTGGAAACTGGTGGTTTAATATTAGGAGTCATGCCTGATGCACCTTATCAGTCAGCAACAGTAAAATTAAAAATTGGTGATATTTTGTTCATGTTTACCGATGGTATCACCGAAGCCATGAATGCAAATAATGAAGAATATGGTGAAAAAAGATTAGAACCGCTTCTTAGTAGCTTGGTCAACCTCAAATTAGTGGACATTGTTTCCAAAGTAGATGACCAGATCGAAGAATTTGTCGGTAATATGCCACAGGCTGATGACATGACAGTATTAGCTTTAAAAGTTTCTACTGATTGAATTTCAATTTCTGCTTGATCTGTTATCTAATTCAAATAAAGTATATCCTCCCTTTTTAATCTATATTAACTCTGCTTCTTATTAAAATTTCTTGATAATTGCATCCAAACAAGTTAACATTTAATTTGGGATCATTTATTAATCAATAAGATGAAATGACAAGCGTAGAATGATTCATTCTATAATTGTATTTTTGAATTCTATTTTGAATAAAATTCGCGATTTTTATCTCCATCTAAACCTGCAAGTTAAGTTTAGCCTGGTTATTGGTTCAATTACGATTGTCATGATTTTAGTGTTAAGTTGGGCTGTTTTGGAAGCTGGGAAATATGTTCTTAGAGAAAAAGTCGAAGCTGTATATAGACTATCCATTCAAATTTTGGCAAGTGTAGCGAGCGAGAATTTACTCATAAAAAATCATGCGCCAATTCAGGAAGTAATCAATGATATTGTAATGGAAGGATTTGAGAGCGCTTTTGTTATGGATAGAGACAGTGTTATTGTGGCACACTCGGATCTTTCACAAATCAACTCCACAAAAAGCGAATATAAATCTTACTTATCTATGGTGGAAGATTTAAAAATCATTGAACATAGGAACAAATCAGAGTATTTACATAAAATTGTGATTAACACGAATCGGAATGGAATTGACCAAGAGATAATTACAGGATTGGCTGGTATCGTTTTTTCTCACGCCATGATTCAGTCAGCTTTTAATACTGCAAAAAATATAATCCTTCTGCTAACAATAGGTATAATTTTGCTAAGTGTATTTTTTGTAAACATCTTTTCCAAACGATTATCATCAAATATTGTGAAACTATCCGACGGTGTTAAGGAATTGGAAAAAGGTAATTTGAACGTAGTTATTAAAATAAAAAACAAAGATGAAATTGGATTGCTCGCCGATGAGTTTAACCGTATGGTGATAAGTCTACGGGAAAACATACAAATGAAAAAATTTGTATCTTCTCTGACTGTCGATATGATCCAGAATCATTCCGGACAAGACGCTGATACTTCATCGATGATAAAGAAAGAGATTGCTGTTTTGTTCTCAGATATTCGGGGATTCACAAGTCTTTCGGAACGCATGGAACCGGAAGCGCTTGTTGATATTATAAATGTTTATTTGAATGTACAATCTCGTCATATTATTGATAATAATGGTGTTATTGATAAGTTCGCCGGAGATCAGCTTATGGCTATTTTCCAAGGAGAGGATGCATCAGCTAATACAATTAAAGCCGCAGTCCATATTCAAAAGGGGTTGATTGATATTAATCATGAGAGAAGAAAAGAGAAAAAAGAATGTTTAACCGTTGGAATTGGCATTAATTACGGGTTTGCTATTTTGGGCAGTATGGGAGCCAAATCACGTATGGACTATACCGCTATAGGTGATGTTGTAAATTTAGCCAGTAAACTTTGCAATTATGCACGTTCGGGTCATATTGTGATCACAAAAACTGTACTTCAAAAATTAGACGAATCTTTTTCTGTAGTTAAAATGGAACCTGCAAAGCTTAGTGGTAGAAAAAATGCCGTGCCAATTTACCGTGTTACCTATTAAATTCAATGAAAAAGTTACTAAATACACTAGCATTAATCTTGTTGCTATCTTTGATGAATGAATTGCATGGCCAATACAATAATTTTACTTTTTTTGATGCCAGGTCAAAATCGTTGGGAGGGTTGTCTTCTACATTAACGCAATCTGCGTATTCTTTTTTATGGAATCCAGCCAACCTTAGTTTTACCCGGCAACCCAATTTTAGTCTAAATGTGAATGAATCTTTTTTCTACAATAAAGCTGCAATTGCGGATTTTATACCCGGAATTGGTTCTGTTGGATTTACAGTTGGACGTATTCAAGCACCGACTCCTATCGACTATGCAGGTGTCGGATTAGCAAAATCTTATGCATCCGGCTTGAGAATAGGTTTTAGTTCAATGATCTTTGACCGTGAAAGATCTTATTCACCTCAATTCAATGTTGGCATGTCTTATTTTCCCTTTAGAAAGGTTGGAGAGAGAATTTTCGGGGTGCCTATTTATTGGGATAGAATAGGATTGGCTGCTGTAATTCAAAATATGGTTATTTCAAAGAAAAGGTTTGGAATACCCTTGCAGGCTAATTTCGGTGTTTCTTACGTTATTGCGCCATCATTTTTCCAAACATTTTCTGAACTTCAATTCACAAAAAACCGACGTGATTATATTCAAGGGATCGAAATAAAAAGTTTTAAATCGGCAGTTTTACGAACCGGCATTGCAAATTTTGATTCAAAAAGATGGTTATACGGTATGGGAGTCTTTCTTGGATCTTTACAACTTGACATCGTTTATGAGAGGTTCAAAGAAAAAATTCAATTCTCGGCAAATGTAAAGTTTGGAGAGACTCCGGCCACTCGTGCAAAGAAAAATTATGAACAGGGCATGAACTATCTTGACAATAAAGAAGTTGCGAAAGCATACTTCCATTTCCGTAATTCTATAGCTTATCAACCTGAGAATAAAACCTACCAAAGTACGTTCAAAATTGTCGATGTCAGGTACAAGTCGTCAGCCAGAAAAGAAAAAAAAATGTTAAGATCGGCGATAGAATATGAAAGAAAGGGAGAAAAATTGCTCGCCTTGATTCAATATGATAACATTCACGATCAATTCCCAAATAATGAAATAGCTAAGAGAAAGGTTAACTTATTACGATCTTCAGCATCAAATGAATTGAATCCAGTTAGAAAGAGAATTAATGAATTGTTGGAACAAAGTGATTTCGTAAATGCAAATCGTGTGCTCAGTAGGATTCACCACCTATTTCCGAACGATACCTTGATTTCACATTCAAAACAAATGACGGAAGATACTTTGAAATACTTAGCAGAGAAAGAGTTTCTCTTGGGTCTTGGTTATTATTCTCAAAAAAAATACCGATCTGCTTTGAGTAAATTTGAAAATGTAAAAAGATATGATCCTCTATATCCATCCATAAAGGAAAACTTGAAGGATGTTCAGAATCGCATTCAACATAAACAGTCGCAAATCGATAGCCTGGTTAAGATAGCTAGCCAATTGGAAACAAATGGGAATTACCTTGAAGCTGTAAACAAATATGGTATGGTTTTACAATTGGATTTTGAAAATCAAAAGGCATCCCAAGCCGTTCACCAGCTTAAACCTCAATTTGATCAACATTTGATGGATTTGCTAAAGAGAGCACAATCCGCTTATGAAATCCAAAACTTTAGGTTGTCAGAATCACTATGCAGTGAAATTCTTAATTTAAAGAAAGATTACTTACCAGCAAAATATCTTATCCGGAAAATCAAAATTGAACGTGCTGAATTAGCAAAAAAATTTGAATCATTAGGCGATGTTGCCTATAATCATGGTGATGATAGTACAGCATTAAAACATTACCTGAAAGCTAGGGAATTTAACCTGGGAAACAGTATGTATTCAAATGCGGTAACCAGAACCAGGTTACGGATCGATAGGAACCGGAAATGGTCGCAGGCAAAAAAAGCATTGGCAGGCATGCAATATAATAAAGCAGAGGAACTTTCTATCCAACTTCTTGCAGCGGATCCTGGCCGCCAGGAGATTGCTACATTTATAAGTATAGTACGAACGGCAAAAAATCGTCAAATTACGATTCTCTTGCAAAGAGGAATTAAACAATATTCACAGAAACAATATCAAGCAGCTGCTGATACTTTTGATGAATTACTCAAATTAGATCAAACCCACAAAACAGCAAAAGAATATCGGAGACGAACCTTGGATATCATCACGGCTTTACAAAATATTAAATAACTTGGATAATTCATGAATTGCAGTTTTAAGCATAAATCCCTCTTAGTTGTCATCCCGTCTCGACGGGATGACAGTGATAAGGTTTATGAATAGATCAGGAATAATTAAATAATAGAAGATTGTAAAGGATTTTATAATGATGTTGGATAACCACAACAGACCCGTCAATTACTTGCGCTTATCCGTAACAGATCGATGTAACCTGAGATGTACTTATTGTATGCCGGCAAAGGGTATCATTTACCTGCCAAGAAAAGAAATCCTGACATATGAAGAAATGGAACGGCTTGTGACTCTACTTGTGAAAATTGGAGTTAACAAGGTCCGAATTACCGGGGGGGAGCCCTTTCTTAGAAAAGGGTTAATTA comes from candidate division KSB1 bacterium and encodes:
- a CDS encoding STAS domain-containing protein; the encoded protein is MSEFAVTRKDIDEISVLNLDGYLDAHTAPSFEEALKQLVDETRFKIIVNCEKLAYISSAGLGVFMGFIEDVRSNDGDIKMSNMSEKVFKIFDLLGFPSLYEIVDDESEAVQNFRK
- a CDS encoding SpoIIE family protein phosphatase translates to MTKENKPIPNPQKKQNESQEQTSEGFDDLKIKYLELTSLFEINKILNSSLELRTILDNVLLTPMGRLMISKGMVLLADSNDILHIKNVKGLSTQLLGRQFSLQEIPKNSLTRDKLENRSEPFFDEFRKHGLEIIIPMIADSKYLGMMVYGNKFGKMSFAQDEIDFLESLANLAVIAVDKALLFEEVREANKKLDKKIQELNTMFEISRELNSSLEEDKIAQVLSFAIMGELLINKCIIMIDSHNQFNMVVAKGANREIKELDFSAIKTNLIEIFASGKTYIRLEDVKEKADLKEPIEILINGGIEFLFSMVSKDRVLGIIGIGKKINNQEISDDELAFLETLGNETIISIENAQLVDEMLEKQRLEDELMIARDIQKQLLPSTLPEIPGIEIFGRNVSSREVGGDYYDCIELSDDIYGIAIADVSGKSTPAAMLMANLQASLRALSIDYRNPEEMVSIINNIIYKNTTLDKFITFFYCILDVKKRTILYTNAGHNPPYLIHSDGTLETLETGGLILGVMPDAPYQSATVKLKIGDILFMFTDGITEAMNANNEEYGEKRLEPLLSSLVNLKLVDIVSKVDDQIEEFVGNMPQADDMTVLALKVSTD
- a CDS encoding adenylate/guanylate cyclase domain-containing protein, whose product is MILVLSWAVLEAGKYVLREKVEAVYRLSIQILASVASENLLIKNHAPIQEVINDIVMEGFESAFVMDRDSVIVAHSDLSQINSTKSEYKSYLSMVEDLKIIEHRNKSEYLHKIVINTNRNGIDQEIITGLAGIVFSHAMIQSAFNTAKNIILLLTIGIILLSVFFVNIFSKRLSSNIVKLSDGVKELEKGNLNVVIKIKNKDEIGLLADEFNRMVISLRENIQMKKFVSSLTVDMIQNHSGQDADTSSMIKKEIAVLFSDIRGFTSLSERMEPEALVDIINVYLNVQSRHIIDNNGVIDKFAGDQLMAIFQGEDASANTIKAAVHIQKGLIDINHERRKEKKECLTVGIGINYGFAILGSMGAKSRMDYTAIGDVVNLASKLCNYARSGHIVITKTVLQKLDESFSVVKMEPAKLSGRKNAVPIYRVTY
- a CDS encoding ATP-binding protein, which gives rise to MPSKVKKFSLVIPSDDEFLDLIRNFVGKIAETAGFDDDSVNKIQLSVDEACTNVMKHAYKGEKSKDVHIEVELNSKKIVVSVVDKGSGFEYDNIGIDDMGAYLTEFRKGGLGLHLIKVLMDEVKFSIKPAKKNVIEMTKYITP